In Coccidioides posadasii str. Silveira chromosome 4, complete sequence, one genomic interval encodes:
- the RCY1 gene encoding F-box protein: endocytic membrane traffic, recycling ReCYcling 1 (BUSCO:305061at4751~EggNog:ENOG410PGCX~COG:U~BUSCO:1765at33183) translates to MASRPRSQGPSKTPRRDVLASLKLAHIEILKPILPAELMDTILDYLAPTDLIRVARTSRRMQEMVYDDTRWVRLLKQMGCWNEVEARKHAEEDNPQANGRPRSSIIKGQTAKYGRVPSITIDSKPPDTFGGDSNGFDAVQFTVPARIEQKPKADALNILTSVRSVRGKAREEYGKVHAVLFPFYKDIIKSQETTDCLVFKTYHEPEQQAQLLSQLISFAKSDRAVGWEERNRQLSNVVADFETAALREFRNGYETGDVDGLMQRYAHVLVTLNGGHAAIELFIHHNNIMTQKPDFGNPMDCLKTSAVSLEHTQAFLTRLRVAVNEEISIIDRCFSNCSGITTPFLAKVSKGILSPYFSALFDEVHARNPNSYLQAVSGTYVQSRNFVRGLNKIKDPAEDFDEATNKMVMEIFEPHVELYLAEELDLFRKHSEDIVSDWDRQLSEQAASTESFYMSNINRQADKKDFLTSFKKVLMAPVNIFPGFSKSGTEKADNLNKSTESLGSMVTSHSNRSSTIVVPVTIPQAPTEAPTTELAAKAAIMNAKLEGIRTLFSIEVALNLVHAAKSSLERASQFVKIQGELGKAARSQCEAIFVSLLQILGHQHVIAGFDKAVGHLSAYDPRQHNAKEKTGVEPLVTFLELVNVGDLILQMVDVFYEQELVGARLTDRNDFLNPAVKEKKRFEQLLDERVAAGLNKGINALMDEVEYILATKQTALDFNPESADPNSQTVDIGPSDAAKSIVQIVSSHTQMLVGSTDKSMLDVFNQEVGLRLFGALCKHLKRQRISVMGSIRLISDMNHYFTFIQSMKNDELLLYFTALRELSQVYLIDPSDSKEMATIIADVDRFKGILRAEEVYEFAERRADWYQVKRDVERAMFGIGCIVM, encoded by the exons ATGGCGTCGCGCCCCAGGTCTCAGGGGCCCTCGAAAACCCCCCGGAGAGACGTTTTGGCGTCCCTGAAGCTGGCACATATTGAAATTTTGAAGCCCATCTTACCGGCAG AATTGATGGATACCATCCTAGACTATCTTGCTCCGACCGATCTGATCCGAGTAGCGAGGACGTCAAGACGCATGCAGGAGATGGTCTATGATGATACGAGATGGGTCCGATTACTCAAACAGATGGGCTGCTGGAATGAAGTAGAAGCCAGAAAACACGCCGAGGAGGATAACCCGCAGGCTAATGGACGACCCAGAAGTTCGATCATCAAAGGCCAGACGGCAAAGTACGGCCGAGTACCTTCCATAACCATAGATTCAAAGCCTCCCGATACTTTTGGTGGTGACTCCAATGGTTTTGATGCTGTCCAGTTTACTGTCCCAGCGCGGATCGAACAGAAACCGAAGGCCGATGCTCTGAACATACTGACTTCAGTGAGATCTGTACGGGGAAAAGCTAGGGAAGAATACGGCAAAGTCCATGCTGTCCTCTTCCCCTTCTACAAAGATATCATTAAATCCCAAGAAACTACCGACTGTCTTGTGTTCAAAACATACCACGAGCCCGAGCAACAGGCGCAATTGTTATCCCAACTGATATCGTTTGCCAAGAGTGACAGAGCAGTTGGCTGGGAAGAGCGAAACCGGCAACTTTCTAATGTGGTGGCCGATTTTGAAACAGCTGCGCTCCGCGAATTTAGAAATGGTTATGAGACCGGAGATGTTGACGGGCTGATGCAGAGATACGCCCACGTGTTGGTGACGCTTAATGGCGGTCATGCCGCTATCGAGCTCTTTATCCATCACAACAATATCATGACACAAAAGCCCGATTTTGGAAACCCAATGGACTGCCTCAAGACAAGTGCTGTCTCCTTAGAGCATACTCAAGCTTTCCTTACTCGCCTCCGGGTGGCGGTGAATGAGGAAATATCTATCATAGATCGATGCTTTTCGAATTGTTCTGGAATAACCACGCCATTCTTAGCGAAGGTCAGCAAAGGTATCTTATCTCCCTATTTTAGCGCGCTGTTTGATGAGGTTCATGCCCGGAATCCAAATTCTTACCTCCAAGCTGTTTCTGGGACTTATGTGCAATCTCGGAATTTCGTCCGTGgtttaaataaaattaaagatCCCGCGGAAGATTTCGATGAAGCTACTAATAAGATGGTCATGGAAATTTTCGAGCCGCATGTTGAATTATACCTCGCGGAGGAGCTGGATTTATTTCGAAAACATTCGGAAGATATCGTTTCCGACTGGGATAGACAACTGTCTGAACAGGCCGCGTCGACCGAGTCATTCTACATGTCAAATATCAACAGACAGGCGGATAAAAAAGACTTTCTAACGTCATTTAAAAAGGTCCTCATGGCTCCCGTGAACATATTCCCAGGATTTTCGAAGTCCGGCACGGAAAAAGCGGATAATCTCAACAAGTCAACGGAGAGCCTTGGATCTATGGTAACCTCTCATTCCAATAGGTCTTCTACAATTGTCGTTCCAGTCACAATCCCACAGGCACCCACTGAAGCTCCTACAACCGAGTTGGCCGCGAAAGCCGCCATTATGAACGCGAAACTGGAGGGTATCCGAACACTATTCAGTATCGAAGTAGCCCTTAATCTGGTACATGCGGCAAAATCCAGCCTTGAAAGGGCATCCCAGTTCGTTAAAATACAGGGGGAACTGGGAAAGGCGGCACGAAGTCAATGCGAAGCGATATTTGTGTCTCTGCTACAAATACTCGGTCATCAGCACGTCATAGCTGGCTTTGACAAAGCCGTTGGCCACCTCTCTGCTTATGATCCTAGACAACATAATGCGAAGGAGAAAACAGGGGTTGAGCCGCTCGTCACATTTCTCGAGCTTGTCAACGTTGGTGACTTGATTTTGCAAATGGTGGATGTCTTCTACGAGCAAGAGTTGGTTGGAGCGAGGTTGACCGATCGAAATGACTTCCTTAACCCGGCAGTCAAGGAAAAGAAGCGTTTTGAACAGCTCCTCGACGAGCGTGTTGCCGCCGGTCTGAATAAAGGAATTAATGCTCTCATGGACGAAGTGGAATATATACTTGCGACCAAGCAAACAGCGTTGGATTTTAATCCCGAATCGGCTGATCCTAACAGTCAAACCGTTGATATTGGCCCCAGCGATGCTGCGAAATCTATCGTTCAAATAGTCTCTTCTCACACGCAAATGTTAGTTGGCAGTACGGACAAGAGCATGCTGGATGTATTTAACCAAGAAGTTGGGCTTCGCCTTTTCGGGGCGTTATGCAAGCATCTTAAACGTCAGCGAATTAGCGTGATGGGTTCTATCAGGCTAATCAG TGATATGAACCACTACTTCACATTTATCCAGTCCATGAAAAACGACGAATTACTGCTTTACTTTACAGCCCTGAGAGAACTCTCGCAGGTATACTTGATCGATCCTTCGGACTCGAAAGAAATGGCTACCATCATAGCAGATGTAGACCGATTCAAAGGCATTCTACGTGCAGAGGAAGTATACGAGTTTGCCG
- a CDS encoding uncharacterized protein (EggNog:ENOG410PNER~COG:S~TransMembrane:1 (o327-351i)~BUSCO:10801at33183) gives MPPTNAEKVPSEAQSSVFFNTQATLREETSTTSPWHFFQKKGSVPQTTAPIPQISVERQRAAAHDHALNVGALLEEQRQGKEPLKAKTVLYLAYGSNMSSKTFRNTRKIVPISQLNVCVPDLTLTFDLPGVPYFEPCFAATQYRDPVTGEPKYPNGHFTHQADGRDNDEADDDERGALLRSDDSALDDTNVWRKPLVGVVYEVTLSDYARIIATEGGGSSYIDVVVDCYPFPADFNPSDPVPSHPSTIPFRAHTLLAPARDTANACGKTGSNNGNSHLVRHPTYAQPSPRYMSLLVIGAKEHNLPDSYRTYLSSLHAYRITSRRQRLGQVLLCLLWVPSLLLVMTLARILADNRGRAPGWLAKLQRGLFGSIWWTYDVIFRKVFGDGERTAGT, from the coding sequence ATGCCACCAACTAATGCCGAAAAGGTCCCCAGCGAAGCGCAATCGAGCGTCTTTTTCAACACCCAGGCAACTCTCCGAGAAGAGACCTCTACCACATCGCCATGGCATTTTTTCCAGAAAAAAGGGTCCGTACCGCAGACCACTGCCCCTATCCCACAGATCTCCGTTGAACGACAGCGTGCCGCTGCTCACGACCATGCGCTCAATGTTGGAGCCCTGCTTGAAGAGCAGCGGCAAGGAAAGGAGCCTCTCAAGGCGAAGACTGTCCTGTATCTTGCCTATGGGTCGAACATGAGCTCCAAGACCTTCCGGAACACCCGCAAGATCGTGCCCATATCGCAGCTCAATGTCTGTGTGCCGGATCTCACGCTCACTTTTGATCTGCCGGGAGTCCCGTACTTCGAACCGTGTTTTGCCGCGACCCAGTATCGAGACCCTGTCACCGGCGAACCCAAGTATCCCAATGGCCATTTCACACATCAGGCTGACGGGCGAGACAATGACGAGGCCGATGACGACGAGAGAGGAGCGTTGCTGCGATCCGACGACTCCGCTCTTGACGACACCAACGTCTGGCGCAAACCGCTCGTCGGCGTGGTCTACGAAGTCACGCTTTCGGACTACGCCCGGATCATAGCCACGGAAGGCGGAGGCTCCTCGTACATCGACGTCGTGGTGGACTGCTACCCGTTTCCCGCCGACTTCAATCCCTCTGACCCCGTCCCCAGCCATCCTTCAACGATCCCCTTTCGCGCACACACGCTCCTCGCCCCGGCCCGGGATACCGCCAACGCCTGCGGCAAGACGGGGAGTAACAATGGCAACTCTCATCTCGTCCGTCACCCCACGTATGCCCAGCCTTCTCCACGCTATATGTCCCTCCTCGTCATCGGCGCGAAGGAGCATAACCTGCCGGACTCTTACCGCACATATCTCTCCTCTCTCCACGCATATCGCATCACCTCACGCCGGCAGCGTCTGGGCCAAGTATTGTTGTGTCTGCTCTGGGTGCCGTCATTGCTCCTTGTCATGACTCTTGCTAGGATATTGGCGGATAACAGGGGAAGGGCACCCGGGTGGCTGGCCAAGCTGCAGAGGGGCCTGTTTGGGAGTATCTGGTGGACGTATGATGTGATTTTTAGGAAGGTGTTTGGTGATGGGGAGAGGACTGCTGGAACGTAG
- a CDS encoding uncharacterized protein (EggNog:ENOG410Q555~BUSCO:744at33183), translating into MASSSPSGRRAYPENYMLQLIDELKTTIKTIRKDQLLMISIEMIKVFTDSSRRMDSTHLPELISLFDGDNYENCFRLDVASLHCAIHILLRASPCMARERGFYLFLESMTELTALTQNPIHPGIMVSARQRKSILGRKSCRNLFGTFIKDHPMVARRWSGQYILELVKHSTDNTKFVLSFGRHLRNLGAMVLMSEISYDLRLISAMIIQQLMLADPDPSSFWPQDTDPIFFSWLIRGAAIDAAWMKSFIKLLSIIDKTNVASNPQATSHLFGAAKIKPVALLETSDLSISSDDHPLTIATDLETISFFILSQDRLQIVDIPRNFIEDISVEVADSCLHIDMVEGTHYVTSGLPVTTDVVYVTFEKSRTALGILDALDGVIVPHASQEMSPEPSGSSVGGNANTQNQAKATKDQVPKCQRQAISAAIDVPVPDEGIGESPARAPAKIKKAKDSTERNRHAASSAAIELVSSDNSSTQSKSSTQATPRANRADKTDTTKQTTNTTESGYGSLSSEAAAQNGRGHPARDANHKPATASVASPSDSDWNQSERRDAQVQVECGSAEGWGSDLLDSARRDLQRHQQQLVGSQCCESHASSSTQHLQADSMQKAPINVPAVAAAAGQPVVPSGTASAGNGSRLKRPHHKINGSVDKPMTTVDWDQDLRTENDEERPSVIKKQKITSRTAKPTNPLPATPSSKNDVLPTLPLSPKAAEVNLAPRKRAINREKRQVTKTLASARQKRSAASKAAEKLAHATKMENLPYDLDDPIESSAPERTRIAPNTDAMEIDRMGINDNPEKSHNQPPTSRQQEGELRLPADSNSSKDITLELASSLPEGHMQPMPFSEESTRPHNQVQVQPTWPENPNDGRDNCRTSSTPSRKRKFVASDGSQMSHEDSIEAHMPANKRLKEDYSNGQASGNKLATAIKTAGVEVDHKPNDNVTIQGNNNSCEAESIKKRPQINKTLESSQISRNVSLFIAKQNAKGHNTDTTGDIQNIQNDAEDQDCNRASPMKPQTLETEAHRELKHVRNTNNRLSKVQMQNQSQVSDADIEIATSAPNADSIDGSSGERSGSLNASAHGDHTASGVHSVIMISSDCEELQGNMIVNSTSINDLSEDTVPVGHSMKGPLDSQSKTVDENGSPRPRQIFRRSRVNGVQLGCAQQDQEKHKEKPGAPSPGIRGNAAGKVTSDVESERLEGGFEEDSTRIASHNISNDSSSSLNQPESTLNKRDAISGVPETTNRNPKPNTRAKGKPKEPSTVIKKVKGVVNTSRNVNKVRKSTRISKAPSSRGRNNNRHIPRASSDGVDASGNSQAETKTENVGSSEAVSSSWTTTSSEGISGDATQEWQKALRATQKATLDILLDTSNRLVRHLMNEEAAILNVVDVYKKGGDRILDQLEEMHKKSLNTFLGKLRPVKKGLNDLRQGILRQLEENELVSGDIATKKFSRRCEKNRQALQRKIESTANKV; encoded by the exons ATGGCTTCATCCAGCCCTTCAGGGCGGCGTGCCTACCCAGAAAACTATATGCTCCAGCTTATCGATGAGCTAAAGACAACTATTAAGACGATAAGAAAGGATCAGCTTTTGAT GATCTCCATCGAAATGATCAAAGTCTTCACAGACTCCTCCAGAAGAATGGATTCAACCCATCTGCCGGAGCTGATCTCTCTGTTTGATGGTGATAATTACGAAAATTGCTTTAGGCTAGACGTCGCGTCACTTCATTGTGCGATTCATATTCTCCTTAGAGCAAGCCCTTGCATGGCCAGGGAGAGAGGATTCTATCTTTTCCTG GAGTCGATGACAGAGCTCACAGCACTGACACAAAACCCAATCCACCCCGGGATCATGGTCTCGGCACGCCAAAGAAAGTCGATCCTGGGACGCAAATCCTGCCGCAATCTTTTTGGAACCTTCATCAAAGATCACCCAATGGTTGCACGGCGATGG AGCGGGCAATACATTCTTGAGCTGGTCAAACACTCCACCGACAATACTAAGTTTGTGCTCTCGTTCGGAAGACATCTAAG AAATCTCGGGGCCATGGTCCTGATGAGCGAGATTAGTTATGACCTAAGGCTTATTTCCGCAATGATAATTCAGCAGCTCATGCTGGCCGATCCCGATCCATCTTCCTTTTGGCCACAGGACACTGATCCCATATTCTTTTCGTGGCTTATCCGTGGAGCCGCAATCGACGCGGCGTGGATGAAAAGCTTCATCAAACTGTTATCCATCATCGACAAGACAAACGTTGCCAGCAATCCTCAAGCAACCAGCCACCTTTTCGGTGCGGCAAAAATCAAGCCCGTTGCATTACTGGAAACATCCGACCTCAGCATCAGTTCCGACGACCATCCTCTCACAATCGCGACCGATTTGGAGACCATCAGCTTTTTTATTCTAAGCCAAGATCGCCTCCAAATCGTCGATATCCCAAGAAATTTCATTGAAGATATCAGCGTGGAAGTTGCGGACTCATGCCTCCATATCGACATGGTTGAGGGTACACACTATGTCACAAGTGGATTGCCCGTAACGACAGACGTGGTTTATGTAACGTTCGAAAAGTCTCGCACCGCACTGGGGATTCTCGATGCCTTAGATGGAGTCATCGTCCCTCACGCCTCTCAAGAAATGTCACCAGAACCATCCGGTTCTAGCGTCGGTGGTAATGCTAACACTCAAAACCAAGCCAAAGCCACGAAAGATCAGGTACCCAAATGCCAACGGCAAGCTATATCCGCCGCAATCGATGTCCCTGTGCCCGACGAGGGCATTGGCGAGTCTCCTGCTCGGGCTCCAGCCAAGATCAAAAAGGCAAAAGATAGCACGGAGCGAAACCGGCACGCAGCATCATCGGCAGCAATTGAGCTCGTTTCATCAGATAACAGCTCAACACAGTCGAAAAGTAGCACTCAAGCAACACCAAGAGCCAATAGAGCAGATAAAACCGATACAACGAAGCAGACAACCAATACTACAGAGAGCGGGTATGGCTCTCTTAGTTCTGAGGCTGCCGCACAGAACGGGCGTGGTCATCCCGCAAGAGACGCAAACCACAAGCCAGCTACAGCGTCCGTCGCCTCTCCAAGCGACAGCGACTGGAATCAGAGCGAGCGTCGCGATGCCCAGGTGCAGGTCGAGTGCGGCTCTGCGGAGGGGTGGGGGAGCGACTTACTCGATTCGGCAAGGCGGGACCTTCAACGTCACCAGCAGCAGCTCGTCGGCTCGCAGTGCTGTGAAAGCCATGCGAGCAGCAGCACGCAGCACCTACAGGCCGACAGCATGCAGAAAGCCCCCATCAACGTGCCGGCAGTGGCAGCCGCAGCGGGCCAACCGGTTGTGCCGAGTGGAACGGCTTCAGCTGGCAATGGCTCTCGCTTGAAACGTCCCCACCACAAGATCAACGGCTCAGTTGACAAACCTATGACCACGGTGGACTGGGATCAGGATCTTCGTACCGAGAACGACGAGGAGAGACCCAGCGTGAtaaagaagcagaagatCACTTCACGTACGGCCAAGCCTACAAACCCACTACCAGCAACCCCCAGTTCAAAGAATGACGTCCTGCCCACGCTGCCATTAAGTCCAAAAGCCGCCGAGGTCAATCTGGCTCCGCGAAAGCGTGCAATAAACCGAGAAAAGCGACAGGTCACCAAGACACTCGCATCAGCCCGCCAAAAAAGATCAGCAGCTAGTAAGGCAGCGGAAAAGCTGGCCCACGCAACAAAGATGGAAAATTTACCATACGACTTGGATGATCCGATTGAATCAAGTGCTCCAGAGAGGACAAGAATAGCTCCTAACACCGATGCGATGGAAATAGATAGAATGGGCATAAATGACAATCCCGAGAAATCACACAATCAGCCACCGACCTCACGTCAGCAGGAAGGAGAACTTAGACTTCCAGCTGACAGTAATTCCAGCAAAGACATAACGCTGGAACTCGCCAGTTCCCTTCCCGAAGGTCATATGCAGCCAATGCCATTCAGTGAAGAAAGCACACGCCCGCATAATCAAGTGCAGGTGCAGCCTACATGGCCAGAAAACCCCAATGATGGGAGAGACAACTGTCGTACATCGTCAACACCGAGCAGAAAGCGCAAATTCGTCGCGAGCGACGGTTCTCAAATGTCACATGAAGATAGTATCGAAGCCCATATGCCTGCAAATAAGCGCCTGAAGGAAGATTATAGCAACGGCCAAGCCTCGGGTAATAAGCTTGCGACAGCTATAAAAACTGCTGGTGTTGAGGTGGACCACAAGCCGAACGATAACGTGACCATCCAAGGGAACAATAATAGCTGTGAGGCGGAGAGTATTAAAAAGCGTCCGCAGATAAACAAGACGCTAGAATCCTCTCAGATTTCTCGAAATGTTTCCCTGTTCATTGCAAAGCAGAATGCAAAAGGACACAATACTGATACCACGGGAGATATTCAAAATATCCAGAACGATGCTGAGGACCAGGACTGCAATCGAGCAAGCCCAATGAAGCCTCAGACGTTGGAGACAGAAGCACACAGAGAGCTTAAACATGTTCGTAACACGAACAACCGTTTATCAAAAGTGCAAATGCAGAATCAAAGCCAAGTGAGCGATGCAGACATAGAAATAGCAACGTCCGCCCCGAATGCGGATTCAATCGACGGCTCTTCGGGGGAAAGAAGTGGAAGTCTTAACGCATCCGCCCATGGTGATCATACCGCCTCGGGAGTTCATAGCGTGATTATGATCAGTAGTGACTGTGAAGAACTCCAGGGTAACATGATTGTAAACAGCACTTCTATCAATGACCTATCCGAAGACACGGTCCCTGTCGGGCATAGCATGAAAGGGCCATTGGATTctcagagcaagactgtcGACGAAAATGGAAGTCCTCGCCCCCGGCAAATTTTTAGAAGATCCCGAGTCAATGGTGTTCAGCTTGGATGTGCACAACAAGATCAAGAAAAACACAAAGAGAAACCCGGCGCGCCATCACCAGGGATTCGCGGTAATGCCGCCGGAAAGGTAACGAGTGATGTAGAGAGCGAGCGTTTAGAGGGCGGGTTTGAGGAAGACAGCACGCGTATCGCAAGCCACAACATTTCGaatgattcttcttcttctctgaaCCAGCCAGAATCAACCTTAAATAAACGTGACGCCATATCTGGGGTACCGGAAACCACAAATCGCAACCCAAAGCCAAATACAAGAGCCAAAGGAAAACCGAAAGAGCCCTCGACTGTCATAAAGAAAGTTAAAGGAGTTGTTAATACATCTCGAAATGTAAACAAAGTCCGCAAAAGCACTAGGATATCGAAAGCACCCTCATCGCGAGGTCGCAACAACAACCGACATATTCCAAGGGCTAGTAGCGATGGTGTTGATGCATCAGGTAATTCCCAGGCTGAAACTAAAACTGAGAACGTCGGTTCCTCCGAGGCTGTGTCCTCAAGTTGGACCACGACCTCGTCGGAGGGTATCAGTGGCGATGCTACGCAGGAATGGCAAAAGGCGCTACGGGCAACACAAAAAGCCACGCTAGATATCTTGTTGGATACAAGTAAT CGCCTGGTCCGACATTTGATGAATGAAGAGGCGGCCATTCTGAATGTCGTCGACGTGTATAAGAAAGGGGGTGACAGAATACTTGATCAGTTGGAAGAGATGCACAAGAAGAGTTTAAATACATTTCTGGGAAAGTTGCGGCCAGTCAAAAAGGGCTTGAATGACCTTCGTCAGGGTATTTTGCGCCAATTGGAAGAAAACGAACTGGTATCGGGCGATATCGCCACGAAGAAATTCTCCAGGAGATGCGAGAAGAATAGACAAGCGCTGCAGCGAAAGATTGAGAGTACGGCGAACAAAGTGTGA
- the CYT1 gene encoding cytochrome c1 (BUSCO:389565at4751~EggNog:ENOG410PFPG~COG:C~TransMembrane:2 (o40-61i278-296o)): MLARSVLRSVPSKAFARQSFRQTTTRSSSSKASAASESPFYLTLTASAATAATIGAAAWYYHLYGPELLAMTPAEEGLHPAAYPWEHTKFYRTFDHAALRRGFQVYREVCAQCHSLTRVPWRAFVGTIHTVDEMKAMAEENEYDTEPNDQGEIEKRPGKLSDYIPAPYKNDEAARAANNGALPPDLSLIVKGRHGGCDYIFNLLTGYPDEPPAGATVQEGLNFNPYFPGTGIAMARVLFDGVVEYEDGTPATTSQMAKDVTEFLNWAAEPEMDDRKKMGIKTLVIAGALFAVSVWVKRYKWAPIKTRQIVYSPPVGKKR; encoded by the exons atGTTGGCCAGGTCGGTCTTGCGAAGCGTGCCCTCCAAGGCATTCGCACGACAATCCTTCCGGCAAACGACCACG CGGTCCTCATCCTCAAAAGCCAGCGCTGCTTCCGAATCTCCGTTCTACCTGACTCTGACCGCTTCCGCTGCCACCGCTGCCACAATTGGAGCTGCGGCGTGGTATTACCATCTCTATGGACCCGAACTGCTTGCTATGACCCCAGCTGAGGAGGG TTTGCATCCCGCTGCCTACCCTTGGGAACATACCAAGTTCTACCGGACATTCGACCATGCCGC ACTCCGACGTGGTTTCCAAGTATACCGTGAAGTTTGCGCACAGTGCCACTCGCTCACCCGTGTCCCATGGCGTGCGTTCGTCGGCACCATTCACACTGTCGACGAGATGAAGGCCATGGCTGAGGAGAACGAGTACGATACCGAGCCCAACGACCAGGGCGAGATCGAGAAGCGCCCTGGAAAACTATCCGACTACATCCCTGCACCCTACAAGAATGACGAGGCTGCTCGCGCTGCGAACAATGGTGCCTTGCCCCCGGATCTCAGCTTGATCGTCAAGGGCCGACACGGTGGTTGCGACTACATCTTCAACTTGCTTACTGGATACCCTGATGAGCCACCAGCCGGAGCTACTGTCCAAGAGGGATTGAACTTCAACCCTTACTTCCCTGGAACTG GTATTGCTATGGCTCGTGTCCTCTTCGATGGTGTCGTCGAGTATGAAGATGGAACCCCCGCCACGACCTCCCAAATGGCAAAGGATGTGACCGAATTCCTCAACTGGGCCGCCGAACCCGAGATGGATGACCGAAAGAAGATGGGTATCAAGACTCTCGTGATTGCTGGAGCTTTGTTCGCCGTCAGCGTCTGGGTCAAGCGATACAAGTGGGCACCAATCAAGACAAGACAGATCGTCTACTCTCCCCCTGTTGGCAAGAAGAGATAA
- the TRIP13 gene encoding Pachytene checkpoint protein 2 (EggNog:ENOG41KOG0744~COG:O~BUSCO:6551at33183), with protein sequence MKTNPIMEACLPSEQSRNSVLHVEVRVKAAADHVIVRTDIVSSLVLDVLSAYVEYLEAVRVVECTGLIKEGGGYHLSEVNLDVQAYQLQPSCLESSSQTQGATDPASDEEALQARIISLPNEELDGLWESLLFDVPIHSNLLRVAGRMISLPWRKLNTWTINWNRLILLYGPPGTGKTSLWQVRALAQKLAIRLGKQFPQSRLVEINAISLSSKYFSESGKLVAKMFENVETLLKEEPETLMCVFIDEVETITANREQSLKGNDPPDAMRAVNSLLTALDRLRQHPNVLVLCTSNLINALDSAFLDRVDIKQFVPLPSVRGVYEIFRSCLENLSQCGLIEGATFEVVQRDTGSPGPGLEYMTRPAEALGIPRYEMALWYRLFSRSIPKRLENIAEASVGLSGRTLRKIPALSLVLYTTGACCSVDEAVDALEQGVEEQLRIRQAAQEGQQTAERRGM encoded by the exons ATGAAAACAAACCCGATCATGGAAGCATGTTTGCCATCCGAACAGAGTCGTAATTCCGTTCTTCACGTCGAGGTTCGGGTCAAAGCAGCGGCGGACCATGTTATTGTTCGAACGGACATCGTGAGCAGCTTGGTCCTTGACGTCCTGAG CGCCTACGTGGAATATCTCGAAGCAGTGAGAGTAGTCGAATGTACGGGTCTGATCAAGGAAGGCGGAGGGTACCATCTGTCCGAGGTGAATCTCGATGTCCAGGCATACCAGCTTCAACCCTCATGCCTCGAGTCGTCGTCCCAAACGCAGGGAGCCACAGACCCGGCATCGGACGAGGAGGCACTCCAGGCCCGCATCATTTCCTTGCCAAACGAAGAACTGGACGGGCTCTGGGAATC GCTCCTCTTTGACGTTCCAATACACTCAAATCTCCTCCGAGTAGCAGGTCGGATGA TTTCTTTGCCGTGGCGGAAACTCAACACATGGACAATCAACTGGAATCGACTAATCCTCCTCTATGGGCCTCCGGGAACCGGGAAAACAAGTTTATGGCAAGT CCGAGCACTGGCGCAAAAACTAGCCATCCGCCTGGGAAAACAGTTTCCACAAAGCAGGCTTGTGGAAATCAATGCAATCTCGCTGAGCAGCAAGTACTTCAGCGAGAGCGGCAAGCTCGTCGCAAAGATGTTCGAAAATGTTGAGACGCTTCTCAAGGAGGAGCCAGAAACCCTGATGTGCGTTTTCATCGATGAAGTAGAGACGATAACGGCCAACAGGGAGCAATCTCTCAAGGGAAACGACCCGCCAGACGCGATGCGCGCCGTAAATTCCCTGCTTACCGCACTAGATCGGCTGAGGCAGCATCCGAACGTCCTCGTGCTCTGTACCAGCAATCTCATCAACGCCCTG GACTCTGCGTTTTTAGACCGAGTGGACATCAAGCAATTCGTCCCGTTGCCGTCCGTGAGAGGGGTATACGAGATATTCCGGAGCTGTCTGGAGAACCTCAGTCAATGCGGGTTGATCGAAGGGGCAACCTTCGAGGTAGTGCAGCGCGATACAGGGAGTCCAGGCCCGGGTTTGGAGTACATGACTCGACCAGCGGAGGCTCTGGGCATCCCGAGGTACGAGATGGCTCTGTGGTACCGCCTGTTCTCGCGATCGATCCCAAAGCGCCTTGAGAACATTGCAGAGGCTAGCGTG GGGCTGAGTGGCCGTACGCTGAGAAAAATCCCAGCCCTGTCGTTGGTCCTGTACACCACGGGTGCGTGCTGCAGCGTCGACGAGGCCGTGGATGCGCTGGAGCAGGGAGTCGAGGAGCAGCTGCGGATCCGGCAAGCGGCGCAGGAAGGGCAGCAGACGGCAGAGCGTCGTGGAATGTAG